A window from Schistosoma haematobium chromosome 3, whole genome shotgun sequence encodes these proteins:
- the NLE1 gene encoding Notchless protein 1 (EggNog:ENOG4105CNF~COG:S), which yields MICLWQQKEAGNDWGLCSTHPLIKPQLAATPACSKGRWIRSLSWRPLHLDAECRQLAVAYQDCSIVIWDTYTGQPIHTITGHDKPVVSVRWGGTDLIYSASQDRTIRVWRSKDGVLCRTLNLHGHWVNCLALSTDYVLRTGAFDPACAQLVKTVPVLSKDPEAKLKLAETAKSLYEKVKGSNPERLVAGSDDNTLSLWQPEIDKKPLAPRMTGHQGVVNDVKFSPNGRLLASASFDHSVKIWDGFTGQFLATMFGHVQDVYLVSWSSDSRLVVSCSKDSTVKVWSINEVRRWNQESVTVSKEEKKKQIFASDITGKKRPSSSSSSVHQRKRHLLHDLPGHSDAVYALDWSPDGQYVVSGGKDRILKL from the exons ATGATTTGTTTGTGGCAACAGAAAGAAGCCGGAAATGATTGGGGTCTATGCTCAACCCATCCTTTAATTAAGCCTCAATTAGCAGCCACTCCGGCTTGTTCTAAAGGTCGGTGGATACGATCTTTATCGTGGAGACCATTACATCT AGATGCAGAATGCAGACAACTTGCAGTTGCTTATCAAGATTGTTCAATAGTTATTTGGGATACGTATACTGGTCAGCCAATTCATACAATTACTGGTCATGATAAACCAGTTGTGTCTGTACGTTGGGGTGGAACAGATTTAATTTATTCTGCTAGTCAAGACCGTACAATTCGTGTATGGAGATCTAAAGATGGTGTGTTATGTCGTACACTAAATTTGCATGGACATTGGGTAAATTGTTTGGCATTGAGTACTGATTATGTACTACGTACTGGTGCATTTGATCCTGCCTGTGCTCAGTTAGTCAAAACAGTTCCTGTATTATCAAAAGATCCAGAGGCGA AGTTGAAGTTGGCTGAAACAGCAAAATCACTGTATGAAAAAGTTAAG GGTTCTAATCCGGAGAGATTGGTTGCAGGATCCGATGACAATACACTTTCTTTATGGCAACCCGAAATTGATAAAAAACCACTTGCTCCCCGTATGACTGGTCATCAAGGAGTTGTGAACGATGTGAAGTTCTCTCCAAATGGTCGTCTTCTTGCTAGTGCCAGTTTTGATCATTCTGTCAAAATTTGGGATGGTTTTACAGGACA ATTTTTAGCTACTATGTTTGGTCATGTTCAAGATGTGTATCTAGTCTCTTGGTCAAGTGACAGTCGTCTAGTTGTATCTTGTTCTAAAGATTCGACAGTGAAAGTATGGTCTATTAATGAAGTTCGTCGCTGGAATCAAGAATCTGTCACAGTAtctaaagaagaaaagaaaaaacaaatatttgctAGTGATATAACCGGTAAAAAACGACCCAGTTCATCGTCGTCATCAGTACATCAACGTAAACGTCATTTGTTACATGATTTACCTGGGCATTCAGATGCAGTTTATGCATTAGACTGGAGCCCTGATGGACAATATGTTGTTTCAGGCGGTAAAGACCGAATATTGAAATTGTGA